Proteins encoded together in one Balaenoptera musculus isolate JJ_BM4_2016_0621 chromosome 6, mBalMus1.pri.v3, whole genome shotgun sequence window:
- the TMEM141 gene encoding transmembrane protein 141 codes for MVNLGLSRVDDAVASKHPGLGEYAACQSNAFMKGIFTFVTGTGATVGLQMLVQRKFPYPFQWNVLVAVVAGSVASYWVTRVESQKCSNLWLFLETGQLPKDTDTDRHS; via the exons ATGGTGAACCTGGGCCTGTCCCGGGTGGACGACGCCGTGGCCAGCAAGCACCCG ggACTGGGGGAGTATGCCGCGTGCCAGTCGAACGCCTTCATGAAGGGCATTTTCACCTTTGTCACAG GCACCGGTGCGACCGTCGGCCTGCAGATGCTCGTTCAGAGGAAGTTTCCGTACCCCTTTCAGTGGAACGTGCTGGTGGCCGTGG tcGCAGGCTCAGTGGCCAGCTACTGGGTGACCCGAGTGGAGTCGCAGAAATGCAGCAACCTCTGGCTCTTCCTGGAGACAGGGCAGCTCCCCAAAGACACGGACACAG ATCGGCACAGCTAG
- the CCDC183 gene encoding coiled-coil domain-containing protein 183 codes for MRIRSEAEMEEQIRELKTITRLQEQCRALQIQAVKETTVKNKATLAVLRGNIRRGSHEWALAKKYDQQTISKACGKDVPMRLAHSRCTMEVAREKLRKYVFDRVNMHNVLTHLMRRREQKLESMQLELASLKNQPEATKEELRMLQVIRQLENNIEKTMVKITTSQNIHLLYVDLLDHLKKKLAGYPTELDKLQNLVVDYCSELSDMAIMSQDAMMITDEVKMNMRQGEATFIKERQARENRLNQQKKLIDKIHTKETSEKYRRGRQDLHFPSNLMGPETLKVRRRETSKADIEYQTDVTALVEKVKTAVRCSHLWDIASRFLAQRNTEENLELQMADCEGRRAQLEAVMKELEMKEVMLKFHQTPSSISVKSVEKKMKDMLKEEEDRLQLARANMARSQKLLLTVQTGIDNLYIRLVGVPLPAAQKEALPSDTLDVHSKLAHCEEKLLYLADRVQMLARTEEVLTKVRDALESSALKEKQNTRISFEEMEEDVIETFQFADVDHSYVPSRAEIKRQGQRLIEGKLKVAKKKKK; via the exons ATGAGGATTCGTAGTGAGGCAGAGATGGAGGAGCAGATCCGGGAGCTGAAGACCATCACTCGGCTCCAGG AGCAATGTCGGGCGCTGCAGATCCAGGCGGTGAAGGAGACCACGGTCAAGAACAAGGCCACGCTGGCTGTCCTGCGCGGCAACATTCGCCGCGGGTCCCACGAGTGGGCTTTGGCCAAGAAG TACGACCAGCAGACCATCTCCAAGGCCTGCGGGAAGGACGTGCCCATGAGGCTGGCGCACAGCCGCTGCACCATGGAG GTGGCGCGGGAGAAGCTGCGCAAGTACGTCTTCGACCGCGTGAATATGCACAACGTGCTGACCCACCTGATGCGGCGGCGCGAGCAGAAGCTGGAGAGCATGCAGCTGGAGCTGGCCAGCCTTAAGAACCAGCCCGAGGCCACCAAGGAGGAGCTGCGCATGCTGCAG GTCATCCGTCAGCTGGAGAACAACATAGAAAAGACGATGGTCAAGATCACCACAAGCCAGAATATCCACCTGCTGTACGTGGACCTGCTGGACCACCTGAAAAAA AAGCTGGCAGGATACCCCACAGAGCTGGACAAGCTGCAGAATCTCGTGGTTGACTACTGCTCGGAACTGTCGGACATGGCAATCATGTCCCAAGATGCCATGATGATTACGGATGAGGTCAAG ATGAACATGAGGCAAGGGGAGGCCACCTTCATCAAGGAACGCCAGGCACGGGAGAACCGGCTGAACCAGCAGAAGAAGCTCATTGACAAGATCCACACCAAGGAGACCAGCGAGAAATACCGCCGG ggCCGGCAGGACTTGCACTTCCCCTCCAACCTGATGGGTCCCGAAACTCTGAAAG TGAGGAGAAGGGAGACCTCCAAGGCTGATATCGAATACCAGACGGACGTGACGGCTTTGGTGGAGAAAGTCAAGACTGCTGTGCGGTGCTCTCACCTCTGG GACATCGCCAGCCGGTTCCTGGCTCAGAGGAACACGGAGGAGAACCTGGAGCTGCAGATGGCAGACTGTGAGGGGAGGCGGGCGCAGCTGGAGGCCGTGATGAAGGAGCTGGAGATGAAGGAGGTGATGCTCAAGTTCCACCAGACGCCCAGCTCCATCAG CGTGAAGTCtgttgagaagaaaatgaaggacatgctgaaggaggaggaagaccGGCTGCAGCTGGCCCGCGCCAACATGGCCAGGAGCCAGAAGCTGCTGCTGACCGTCCAAACCGGCATCGACAACCTCTACATCCGCCTGGTCGGCGTCCCCCTGCCCGCGGCCCAG AAAGAAGCGCTGCCCTCCGACACCCTGGATGTGCACAGCAAGCTGGCACACTGCGAGGAGAAGCTGCTGTACCTGGCTGACCGAGTGCAGATGCTGGCCAGGACAGAGGAG GTCCTCACGAAGGTGAGGGATGCCCTGGAGTCCTCGGCCCTGAAGGAGAAGCAGAACACCAGGATCAGCtttgaggagatggaggaggatgTCATAG AGACCTTCCAGTTTGCCGACGTGGACCACAGTTACGTGCCCTCGCGGGCCGAGATCAAGAGGCAGGGCCAGCGGCTGATCGAGGGGAAGCTCAAAGTggccaagaagaagaagaagtga